GATTTGAATAAAAATTCACTCATTAAACAATAATATTAATCATATTCAACAATAAATTAACAATATTAAAATGTTCTGAAATATTATGTACAACTATTTGGAGGAGTAAAATGGAAGTTAAAGAAGCCATGAATCAGGGCGTAATTACTGTTGATCCAGAAATTCGGCCATTAGAAGCATTTGAAAAGATGTATAAAGAAGGTGTACGAAGATTATTTGTTTTGGATAGTAATGGAAATCCAAAGGGTGTTGTTTCCTACTCTGATTTAATAGGAGTTTTAGGGAGTTTGAGACCTACAAACAAGGAAATGGCAACTCTAAAAATATCAGATA
This Methanobacterium spitsbergense DNA region includes the following protein-coding sequences:
- a CDS encoding HPP family protein encodes the protein MEVKEAMNQGVITVDPEIRPLEAFEKMYKEGVRRLFVLDSNGNPKGVVSYSDLIGVLGSLRPTNKEMATLKISDIMSEDVMTIDADNGIEDAANLMVRADVSGLLVLENDKPVGVITKTDICRMVAAELLVPI